In the genome of Streptomyces violaceoruber, the window ACGCTCTACAGCCGCTACCTGCTCCGCCACCCGATCACCCGCAAGGCGGTCGAGACGCCCCAGCACTTCCTGCTGCGGGTCGCCGCCGGACTCGCCGAGGACGACACGCTCCGCGCGGCGGACGAGGTCGCCGCGCTGTACGGCCTGATGAGCCGCCTGGACTACCTGCCCTCCTCCCCCACCCTCTTCAACTCCGGCACCCGGCACGCCCAGATGTCGTCCTGCTACCTCCTGGATTCCCCCAAGGACGAGCTGGACTCCCTCTACGACCGCCTCCACCAGGTGGCCCGCCTGTCCAAGCACGCCGGCGGCATCGGCATCGCCTACTCCCGCGTCCGCGCCCGGGGTTCGCTGATCCGCGGCACCAACGGGCACTCCAACGGCATCGTCCCGTTCCTGAAGACGCTGGACGCCTCGGTGGCGGCCGTGAACCAGGGCGGCCGGCGCAAGGGCGCGGCCGCGGTCTACCTGGAGACCTGGCACGCGGACGTCGAGGAGTTCCTGGAGCTGCGGGACAACACCGGCGAGGACGCCCGCCGCACGCACAACCTGAACCTCGCGCACTGGATCCCGGACGAGTTCATGCGCCGGGTGGACGCCGACGGGACCTGGTCGCTGTTCTCCCCCGCCGACGTGCCGGAGCTGACCGACCTGTGGGGCGAGGAGTTCGACGCCGCCTACCGCAGGGCGGAGGAGGCGGGGCTCGCCCGCAGGACGCTGCCCGCCCGTGAGCTGTACGGCCGCATGATGCGCACCCTCGCGCAGACCGGCAACGGCTGGATGACCTTCAAGGACACCGCCAACCGCACGGCCAACCAGACCGCGACCCCCGGCCACGTCGTCCACTCCTCCAACCTCTGCACGGAGATCCTGGAGGTCACCGACGACGGGGAGACCGCGGTCTGCAACCTGGGCTCGGTCAACCTCGGCGCGTTCGTCGACCCGGCGCACGGGGACATGGACTGGGAGCGCCTGGACGCCACCGTCCGCACCGCGGTCACCTTCCTGGACCGGGTCGTCGACATCAACTTCTACCCGACCGAGCAGGCGGGCCGCTCCAACGCCCGCTGGCGCCCGGTCGGCCTCGGCGCGATGGGCCTCCAGGACGTCTTCTTCCAGCTCCGGCTGCCCTTCGACTCCCCCGAGGCGAAGGCCCTGTCCACCCGTATCGCCGAGCGGATCATGCTCGCCGCGTACGAGACCTCCGCCGACCTCGCCGAGCGCAACGGCCCGCTGCCGGCCTGGGAGAAGACCCGCACGGCCAAGGGTGTGCTGCACCCGGACCACTACGGCGTCGAGCCCGCCTGGCCGGAGCGCTGGGCCGCGCTGCGCGCGCGCATGGCGACGACCGGGCTGCGCAACTCCCTGCTCCTGGCCATCGCCCCGACCGCGACCATCGCCTCCATCGCCGGTGTCTACGAGTGCATCGAGCCGCAGGTCTCCAACCTGTTCAAGCGCGAGACGCTGTCCGGCGAGTTCCTCCAGGTCAACTCGTACCTGGTGGACGACCTCAAGCGGCTCGGCGTGTGGGACGCCCGCACCCGTGAGGCGCTGCGCGAGGCCAACGGCTCGGTGCAGGGCTTCACCTGGATTCCCGAGGACGTGCGCGCGCTGTACCGCACCGCCTGGGAGATCCCGCAGCGCGGCCTGATCGACATGGCCGCCGCCCGCACCCCGTACCTCGACCAGGCCCAGTCGCTGAACCTGTTCCTGGAGACGCCGACCATCGGGAAGCTCTCCTCGATGTACGCGTACGCCTGGAAGCAGGGCCTGAAGACCACGTACTACCTGCGCTCGCGCCCGGCGACCCGGATCGCCCGGGCCGCGGCCCGCGCCACCACCGTCCCCGTGCAGGCCGCCCCGGACCCCGAAGCGGTCGCCTGCTCCCTGGAAAACCCCGAGTCCTGCGAGGCCTGCCAGTAATGACCACCGAGACCCCCGCGCACCCCACCACCAAGAACCTGCTCGACCCGGGCTTCGAGCTGACCCTGCGCCCCATGCGCTACCCGGACTTCTACGAGCGCTACCGGGACGCCATCAAGAACACCTGGCACGTCGAGGAGGTCGACCTCCACTCGGACGTCGCCGACCTCACGAAGCTCAGCCCGATGGAGCAGCACCTGATCGGCCGGCTCGTGGCCTTCTTCGCCACCGGCGACTCGATCGTCGCGAACAACCTGGTGCTGACCCTCTACAAGCACATCAACTCCCCCGAGGCGCGGCTGTACCTGTCCCGCCAGCTCTTCGAGGAGGCCGTCCACGTCCAGTTCTATCTGACGCTCCTCGACACCTACCTGCCCGACCCGGAGGACCGCGCCGCCGCCTTCGCGGCCGTGGAGAACATCCCGTCCATCCGGGAGAAGGCCGAGTTCTGCTTCAGGTGGATGGACTCGGTCGAGTCGATCGACCGGCTGGAGACCAAGGCCGACCGGCGCCGCTTCCTGCTCAACCTGATCTGCTTCGCGGCGTGCATCGAGGGCCTGTTCTTCTACGGCGCCTTCGCCTACGTCTACTGGTTCCGCAGCCGGGGTCTGCTGCACGGCCTGGCCACCGGCACCAACTGGGTGTTCCGGGACGAGACCATGCACATGTCCTTCGCCTTCGACGTCGTCGACACCGTGCGCAAGGAGGAGCCGGAGCTGTTCGACGACCAGCTCCGGGAGCAGGTCACCGACATGCTGAGGGAGGCCGTCGAGGCCGAGCTGCAGTTCGCGCGCGACCTGTGCGGCGACGGCCTCCCGGGCATGAACACCGACTCGATGCGGCAGTACCTGGAGTGCGTGGCCGACCAGCGTCTGACGCGGCTCGGCTTCGCCCCGGTGTACGGCTCCGAGAACCCCTTCTCCTTCATGGAGTTGCAGGGCGTTCAGGAGTTGACCAACTTCTTCGAGCGGCGCCCCTCGGCGTACCAGGTGGCGGTGGAGGGCACGGTCGACCTGTCCGAGGACTTCTGAGTGCTCCGGGTCTCCTTCCCGTAGCGGGTCCGGGTCTCCCCGTCCTCCCGCGCCTCCCTGATCCGGCGGTCGATGCGCCGGTCGCGCACGATGCCGATCACCGAGGGGAGGATCATGAGGACGAGGAGTCCGAAGGTCGCGAGCATTCCGACAAGGGCTTCGATCTGGTTTCCGGTCATGACACCACTGTCGCGCCGGAGACTCCTTACCGGGAGTGGCAGGACTGCCGTAAGGCCTCGATTTCCTGCCACCGGCGAGGCACACTGGCGGCATGCTGCGGAACGTGGCGGCCGTCCTGCTGGACGGTGCGCATCCCTTCGAACTGGGCGTGGTCTGCGAGGTCTTCGGCATCGACCGGAGCGACGAGGGCCTGCCGGTGTACGACTTCGCGGTGGTCTCCGCGGAGGGCCCCACGCTGGGCACTCACGTCGGCGGGCTGACCGTCTCCACGCCGTACGGTCTGGAGCGGCTGGAGGAGGCCGACCTGATCGCGGTACCGGCGGGCAGCGACTTCGTCCGCCGGGAGTACCCGCCCGAGCTGCTGGACGCCCTGCGCAGGGCGACGGACCGGGGCACCCGCGTGCTGAGCGTGTGCTCCGGCGTCTTCGTGCTGGGCGCCGCCGGCCTGCTGGACGGGCGGCGGTGCGCGGTGCACTGGCACCACGCGGCCGAGCTGGCCCGCCAGCACCCGCGGGCCCGGGTCGCGCCGGACGTGCTCTACGTCGACGAGGACCCGGTGATCACGTCGGCCGGGACCGCCGCCGGTATCGATGCCTGCCTGCACATCGTGCGCAAGGAGCAGGGGCCGGAGGTCGCCAACCGGATCGCCCGGCGCATGGTGGTGCCTCCGCACCGGGACGGCGGGCAGGCGCAGTACATCGAACGGCCGCTGCCGCGCTCCTCCTGCGACACCGTCGGCGAGGTGCTGGCCTGGATGGAGCAGCACCTCGACGAGGAGGTCACGGTCGAGCAGCTGGCGGTCCGGGCGCACATGTCCCCGCGCACCTTCGCCCGCCGCTTCCAGCAGGAGACCGGGACGACCCCCTACCGCTGGATCCTGCGCCAGCGCGTACTGCTGGCCCAGCGGCTGCTGGAAGCGACGGACGAGACGATGGACACGATCGCCTGGCGCGCCGGTTTCGGCACGGCGGCGGCCCTGAGGCACCAGTTCACCAGGGCCCTGGGCACCACCCCGCACGCCTACCGGCGCACCTTCCGGGGCCCGGAGGCCGCCGCCTGACCCGTCCGGGTCGTCACCGCGCCACGGGCCTGACCAGCAGGTCGTGCGGACGCAGCGTGATGCCGACCCGGACCGCGTCGTTCGAGCCCGCCACCTGTTCGAAGCGGTACTTCGTGGCGAGCGCGGCCGTGATCAGCGTGAGCTGGGCCATCGAGAAGTGGTCACTGGGGCACTTCCGCTTGCCCGCGCTGAACGGCTTCATGGCGTATTTCGGCACATTCGCCGCGCGTTCCGGTAGCCACCGGTCGGGATCGAACTCCAGGTTGTCGTCGTACGACTTCGGATCGCGTTGGATTGCGTACGGACTGTAGATGATGTCCGCACCGGCCGGAATGCGATAGCCACCGAGTTCGCTCTCGGCCACCGCGCGCCGGGTCAATACCCATACGGCGGGACGCAAACGCATGGCCTCCACGATGACATTGCCGGTGTGCCTGAGCTTCCGGACGTCCTCGAATGCCACGGGACGTCCGCCGGTGACCGCTTCGACTTCGTCGCGTATGCGGTCGGCATGTTCCGGATGGTCGGCAAGTGCCTGGAGCAACCACATGATCGTGGACGCGATGGTTTCACTGCCCGGGGTGAGTATCGCGACCACCTGGTCGTGGATCTCCTGTTCCCCGATCGGGTCGCCATTGTCGTCCTTCGCCTCCAGCAATGCCGTGAGCAAATCGTCCGGCTTTTGACCGGATGCACGGCGCTCGGCGATGATCTCGTCGACCAGCAGGTGCAGATCGGCCAACGCGTCGTTGAATCGGCGGTTGGCCGGAAGCGGCAGCCGGTACAGCGGCCCGAGCGGGACCACCATCCGCCGGTACATGCCCCGGAAGACGGTGGCGAGCGCGACGCAGAGCCGCTCGGCCCGCTCGTCCATGTACTGCCCGCGCAGCAGGCAGCGGGCCGCGACGCGCACGGCGACCCGGAAGGACTCCGAGGTGGCGTCGACGGTCTTCCCCGGCTGCCAGCGCTCGGTGAGCGCGTGCGCCTCCTCCTCCATGATCGGCCCGTAGGCGGGGATGGCGTCGAGCCGGAACGCCGGCTGGATGGTACGCCGCTGGCGGCGGTGGAGCGGGCCGTTGGCGGTCGCCACGCCCTCCTTGCCGAGCAGGCCCTCCAGCGACTCCCACAGCGGACCGGCGATGTGGTAGTCGGGGTTCAGGGCGAGGGCGCCGGTCAGCTCGGGGTTCGTGACGGCGTAGACGGTCTTCGGGCCGAGCTTGATGCGCACGACGTCGCCGTGGTCGCGCAGCTGGGACATGAAGGCCAGGGGGTCGCGGGCCAGCCGCCAGCCGTGGCCGAGCAGCGGAACGCCACCGCCCGCGACGGGCGGCTCGCGCAGCTCCGGTGCTCCCGGTGCCGCGGGTGCGCGGGTTTCGGGGTTGACGGACTCGACGGTCATTTCTCACCTGCCGCTTCGTTGTTGACGTACGGGGGCGTGGACCGGTCGTCCCAGCTGTCGACCATGTACCGGCCGGACTCGTGGTGGAACCAGTAGACGGAACTGAACCAGTTCCGCATATTGCCGACGTTGGCCCGCACGGCGCCGCTCAGTTCCTTTCCGCGTACGGTTCCGTCGGCGAGTTCGTCGGCGAACCGTAAGGCGTCCCGCTCGACGGCGAGGAATTCCGTGATGCATTCCTCGACACGACGCCGGACTTCTCCGATGGCTTCTTCCAGGGTGAGTGAATGGTGGGTGATGAGACTGATGCCAAGATTGTGGACCTCGTCTCCCGCTATTTCCTTTGGCAGTGAGCAGAGGTCGTTGTACCAGGCGGCGAATTCCTGACTCAGCAACGCCGCCCGGCGATATGCCGGGTGTTTCCGTACGGCGTCGGGGAGTTCGCAGCCCGAACTCGGCTCCAGCAGGTCGGTCCAGATCCAGTGCGCGAACGTGAGCCGGCGCAGTTCGAGGTACTCCTCCACGCCGGGCACGATTCCGCGCGTGCGGTTGTGGAATTCACGGTCGTACGCCTCGATCACCGTGTGGAAGTGCCGGGCGAACCGGGCGTTCCAGGTGGCCGGCAGGAAGGCGTAGAGCCGCCGCACACTGTCGGCGAACCCGGCCACCAGCGTGTCCTCGTGGTGCAGGTGGTCCCCGGGTGAGTCCAGTGCCGTGTGCAGCAGGCCGCGCAGTCGCCGCCAGGCACCGGCCCGGCCGTGGACGATGTCACGGTCGTGACGGTCGTCCCAGACGAAGAACCACGCGCTGTAGTCCGCTATCGCCTGCAGGACCTCGTCGGGGGCGCCCAGGTAGTAGCCCGCCATGAGGTCCGTGTAGCACAGACCGTCGGCATATTCCTCGACCTTGTCCGCCGGCATGAGCCGCTTTTCGAGCAGCCAGGTCCGGGTTGTCTCCTGGAGCTTCGGCCAATACGGGTGCAGTTGCCGGGGAAATGCCGCCTCGATCACCGGGAGACGGAGCGATGGCGGTACTGCGATCGCGGTCGGTGTCGCTGTGGTGCCGTGTGGGAAAGCATGCACGAACAAACCCCTCTCAGCCGCCGGTGGCGCACCCCTCTCGCTGAGCGGGGCGTGCGCCGTTGCGTATCCCCGCACTTCCCATTCAGCACCACAACTGACCGTTCTGGGAACGGATTTGCTTCATTCACTACCCCTGGTGCCGGAATTCTCCTGTTGTGTGGCGGCTTTCCATGCGCGTGCACAGACGAACGGCGCCCGCTCGGGGAAGACCCGAACAG includes:
- a CDS encoding ribonucleoside-diphosphate reductase subunit alpha, which codes for MTIAPADPASATPVTATGEPDGPGAALLRTLTGLTADLPGADPGRVAAAALRGRSARADEAELRELATEAAAGLISEDPVYSRLAARLLTIGIRAEAASQGVVTFTDSVATGHREGLIADRTAAFVRLHADRLDALIDQDADDRFGYFGLRTLYSRYLLRHPITRKAVETPQHFLLRVAAGLAEDDTLRAADEVAALYGLMSRLDYLPSSPTLFNSGTRHAQMSSCYLLDSPKDELDSLYDRLHQVARLSKHAGGIGIAYSRVRARGSLIRGTNGHSNGIVPFLKTLDASVAAVNQGGRRKGAAAVYLETWHADVEEFLELRDNTGEDARRTHNLNLAHWIPDEFMRRVDADGTWSLFSPADVPELTDLWGEEFDAAYRRAEEAGLARRTLPARELYGRMMRTLAQTGNGWMTFKDTANRTANQTATPGHVVHSSNLCTEILEVTDDGETAVCNLGSVNLGAFVDPAHGDMDWERLDATVRTAVTFLDRVVDINFYPTEQAGRSNARWRPVGLGAMGLQDVFFQLRLPFDSPEAKALSTRIAERIMLAAYETSADLAERNGPLPAWEKTRTAKGVLHPDHYGVEPAWPERWAALRARMATTGLRNSLLLAIAPTATIASIAGVYECIEPQVSNLFKRETLSGEFLQVNSYLVDDLKRLGVWDARTREALREANGSVQGFTWIPEDVRALYRTAWEIPQRGLIDMAAARTPYLDQAQSLNLFLETPTIGKLSSMYAYAWKQGLKTTYYLRSRPATRIARAAARATTVPVQAAPDPEAVACSLENPESCEACQ
- a CDS encoding ribonucleotide-diphosphate reductase subunit beta, whose amino-acid sequence is MTTETPAHPTTKNLLDPGFELTLRPMRYPDFYERYRDAIKNTWHVEEVDLHSDVADLTKLSPMEQHLIGRLVAFFATGDSIVANNLVLTLYKHINSPEARLYLSRQLFEEAVHVQFYLTLLDTYLPDPEDRAAAFAAVENIPSIREKAEFCFRWMDSVESIDRLETKADRRRFLLNLICFAACIEGLFFYGAFAYVYWFRSRGLLHGLATGTNWVFRDETMHMSFAFDVVDTVRKEEPELFDDQLREQVTDMLREAVEAELQFARDLCGDGLPGMNTDSMRQYLECVADQRLTRLGFAPVYGSENPFSFMELQGVQELTNFFERRPSAYQVAVEGTVDLSEDF
- a CDS encoding GlxA family transcriptional regulator, whose protein sequence is MLRNVAAVLLDGAHPFELGVVCEVFGIDRSDEGLPVYDFAVVSAEGPTLGTHVGGLTVSTPYGLERLEEADLIAVPAGSDFVRREYPPELLDALRRATDRGTRVLSVCSGVFVLGAAGLLDGRRCAVHWHHAAELARQHPRARVAPDVLYVDEDPVITSAGTAAGIDACLHIVRKEQGPEVANRIARRMVVPPHRDGGQAQYIERPLPRSSCDTVGEVLAWMEQHLDEEVTVEQLAVRAHMSPRTFARRFQQETGTTPYRWILRQRVLLAQRLLEATDETMDTIAWRAGFGTAAALRHQFTRALGTTPHAYRRTFRGPEAAA
- a CDS encoding bifunctional albaflavenone monooxygenase/terpene synthase, yielding MTVESVNPETRAPAAPGAPELREPPVAGGGVPLLGHGWRLARDPLAFMSQLRDHGDVVRIKLGPKTVYAVTNPELTGALALNPDYHIAGPLWESLEGLLGKEGVATANGPLHRRQRRTIQPAFRLDAIPAYGPIMEEEAHALTERWQPGKTVDATSESFRVAVRVAARCLLRGQYMDERAERLCVALATVFRGMYRRMVVPLGPLYRLPLPANRRFNDALADLHLLVDEIIAERRASGQKPDDLLTALLEAKDDNGDPIGEQEIHDQVVAILTPGSETIASTIMWLLQALADHPEHADRIRDEVEAVTGGRPVAFEDVRKLRHTGNVIVEAMRLRPAVWVLTRRAVAESELGGYRIPAGADIIYSPYAIQRDPKSYDDNLEFDPDRWLPERAANVPKYAMKPFSAGKRKCPSDHFSMAQLTLITAALATKYRFEQVAGSNDAVRVGITLRPHDLLVRPVAR
- the cyc1 gene encoding epi-isozizaene synthase, encoding MHAFPHGTTATPTAIAVPPSLRLPVIEAAFPRQLHPYWPKLQETTRTWLLEKRLMPADKVEEYADGLCYTDLMAGYYLGAPDEVLQAIADYSAWFFVWDDRHDRDIVHGRAGAWRRLRGLLHTALDSPGDHLHHEDTLVAGFADSVRRLYAFLPATWNARFARHFHTVIEAYDREFHNRTRGIVPGVEEYLELRRLTFAHWIWTDLLEPSSGCELPDAVRKHPAYRRAALLSQEFAAWYNDLCSLPKEIAGDEVHNLGISLITHHSLTLEEAIGEVRRRVEECITEFLAVERDALRFADELADGTVRGKELSGAVRANVGNMRNWFSSVYWFHHESGRYMVDSWDDRSTPPYVNNEAAGEK